One region of bacterium genomic DNA includes:
- a CDS encoding histidine triad nucleotide-binding protein, whose translation MMDCLFCKIIAKEIPSKTVYEDDLCFAFRDINPQAPTHILILPRKHFAKINDMEAGDKELVGHLHWAAKEIAKKEGLKDFRLVVNNGESAGQSVWHLHLHLLSGRLFSWPPG comes from the coding sequence ATAATGGATTGCCTCTTCTGCAAGATCATCGCGAAGGAGATCCCGTCGAAGACGGTCTATGAAGATGATCTCTGCTTCGCCTTCCGGGACATCAACCCCCAGGCGCCCACGCATATCCTGATCTTGCCGCGTAAACACTTCGCGAAGATCAACGACATGGAGGCGGGCGACAAGGAGTTGGTTGGCCATCTCCACTGGGCGGCGAAGGAGATCGCGAAGAAGGAAGGACTGAAAGACTTTCGGCTGGTCGTCAACAACGGGGAGTCCGCGGGCCAGAGCGTCTGGCACCTGCACCTGCATCTCTTGTCGGGACGTTTGTTTTCGTGGCCGCCGGGCTAG
- a CDS encoding peptidylprolyl isomerase, producing MATRCAGKVVIVITAVLSLIGAERIAMSASKFTEPKAPLADVEKHTKAVIKTSKGDITVELYPKEAPLSVTNFVQLAKGGFYDGLTFHRVVPNFVVQGGDPEGTGRGGPGYTIPAELKNNPHKHVEGALAWARLGDEVNPEKRSSGSQFYITLAPTPFLDNGYTVFGKTTAGMDVVKKIAVGDKIVKIEIQ from the coding sequence ATGGCAACACGATGTGCCGGTAAGGTTGTAATCGTCATCACCGCTGTCTTGTCCCTGATCGGGGCAGAAAGGATCGCCATGTCCGCCTCCAAATTCACGGAACCCAAGGCGCCGCTCGCCGACGTCGAAAAACACACGAAGGCCGTCATCAAGACCTCCAAGGGCGACATCACCGTCGAACTTTACCCCAAGGAGGCCCCTCTCTCCGTCACCAATTTCGTCCAGCTCGCCAAGGGGGGCTTCTATGACGGGCTGACGTTCCATCGCGTGGTCCCGAACTTCGTCGTTCAGGGCGGCGACCCCGAGGGCACGGGACGCGGCGGGCCGGGGTATACGATTCCGGCCGAGCTGAAAAACAACCCGCACAAACACGTCGAAGGGGCGCTCGCCTGGGCGCGCCTGGGCGACGAGGTGAATCCGGAAAAACGTTCGAGCGGCAGTCAGTTCTACATCACCCTCGCGCCGACGCCGTTCCTGGACAACGGCTACACGGTCTTCGGCAAGACGACGGCCGGCATGGACGTGGTCAAGAAGATCGCCGTCGGCGACAAGATCGTTAAAATCGAAATCCAATGA
- a CDS encoding sigma 54-interacting transcriptional regulator, giving the protein MAPGTWKIRRSLGEGGMGSVWLAETPEGEGVALKILAADPESLAREFSILSRLRHPHIVAVRGFSPTTLAITGREEGPCLWMDYFEGRPVLEASRNAAPEAILQNFEQALEALDYLHGQGVVHGDLSPGNLLVDVHGQLKLLDFGLSSPLLRADTRAPRAATIPYAAPERLMGKTTASGDLYSLGVVFYESLAGVHPRGGARHLRDLVERPVTPLEEARPSLAKTHGLAARVIDRLLETDPAHRFASAGDVLRALRGDDVGAAPSAPPVVLKTVGPAAALLQEAIRRLDGGGETSWLAVHGHTGVGKNRFLRELSIEAALKGSSDRLKLFRDLHAAGDAELAHLEERATRPPGALVVLHWNDDGLSEGRRDFLRSLLQAHAGRDVALENLGREAARELLLAALGETPTEKAVDVFFRQTDGNPRLLLEMVSSYRDASGPSRPKLDAWLKGLPRLHNLESILRERITSLPPDGKRILEVVAAAHVPIDPLRLEALEPDPAKGLRELEARGLLVHEAGNVRLSVPSLEDAALLALPANDLRTLHVRWLDGMAATPDSDIQKLHHALALNREDIILRGARSAVESLQGRGRTADALDLAERALKMLHDRDERSRLLRLKMNLLNALGRYEDALTAAEEWRALDAADEPKTLRTVKYWLSTGLYHQASGRGDEAAGRFRRCLQAGDEGDVTHRPFLTRACTLLGVSLMRAKHLKDAAEQFERGLNLAPPAGRERAEILRNLAELAAAERRWEDAASLSGEAGRLYEAAGYPAGVFSTHLQWGNFLLDRGDLPAAGSAYARAEAVARSLDRPLDLALVWANQSRLARIEGRLADALERIARAEDFFRLTGQADDLDEAFKHHALALAETGRFADAVPFLQRLRSPERAREVREALESPPAWPPARLRAVYASLPPELQVHFVERADWKRLQGSHQPEENPMPPVTLAGKLLDDFADLNLTLLEEEDMDRVLGRLMDAGLRLGRAENGLLLLQSDSAVGPLPGFSIAVARNIDSAVLEREDYTASLSAVRRAMKTGQPVVTDNALQDPAFREAKSVQLRGLRSILALPIPGDRGPAGVLYMDHRMEEGLFQGEHLAALKFFATVAALALQKGRMIERLKARNTELAREIEVKDSEMGQLQREVLRSRQVLKKEYGDIVGQSPKMLKVLSLVDRITDSKVPVWIFGESGTGKEAIARALHFNSTRAKKAFVSENCSALPEALLESELFGHKKGAFTHAVADKKGLLQHADGGTIFLDEIADMSLSLQAKLLRFLQEGDIRPIGSTQVVKVDARVVSASNKDLAQLVKEGKFREDLFFRLNGVTVALPPLRERREDIPLLSDHFLKKIAEREGKKQLHVAPETMKLFLRFDWPGNIRELQNTLETAALFAERSLITPDSLEFKPALRRSPAAGPIPVKAGEPSGEGPGEAIDVELERILRAIRDESFNRTNAAKALGMSRRNLYVKLEKFGVPRDDRALRDFVDRYVR; this is encoded by the coding sequence GATCCTCGCCGCGGACCCCGAATCCTTGGCGCGCGAGTTTTCGATCCTCTCGCGGCTCCGTCATCCTCACATCGTCGCGGTCCGGGGCTTCAGTCCGACGACTCTCGCAATCACCGGCCGAGAGGAAGGGCCTTGTCTGTGGATGGACTATTTCGAGGGGCGCCCCGTTCTCGAGGCCTCGAGAAATGCGGCCCCCGAAGCGATCCTGCAAAACTTCGAACAGGCCTTGGAAGCCCTCGACTATCTCCACGGGCAGGGGGTCGTGCACGGCGACCTTTCCCCGGGCAATCTTCTCGTCGACGTCCACGGCCAATTGAAACTCCTGGACTTTGGTCTTTCGTCGCCTCTCCTGCGCGCCGATACGCGCGCCCCCCGGGCCGCGACGATCCCCTATGCGGCGCCCGAACGCCTGATGGGAAAGACGACGGCCTCCGGCGATCTCTATTCCCTGGGCGTCGTCTTCTATGAATCGCTGGCTGGCGTTCATCCAAGGGGCGGCGCCCGGCATTTGCGCGATCTCGTCGAGCGACCCGTGACTCCCCTGGAGGAAGCCCGTCCGTCGCTCGCCAAGACGCACGGCCTCGCCGCGCGCGTCATCGACCGGCTCCTCGAAACCGACCCGGCGCACCGCTTCGCCTCGGCGGGCGACGTTCTGCGCGCCTTGAGGGGAGACGACGTCGGCGCCGCGCCCTCCGCGCCACCGGTCGTCCTCAAGACCGTCGGACCGGCCGCCGCCCTCCTTCAAGAGGCGATCCGGCGGCTCGATGGCGGGGGAGAGACGTCCTGGCTCGCCGTGCACGGCCACACCGGCGTCGGCAAGAATCGTTTTCTTCGGGAACTCTCCATCGAGGCGGCGCTCAAAGGTTCATCGGACCGGCTGAAACTCTTTCGCGACCTCCACGCCGCCGGCGACGCGGAACTCGCGCACTTGGAAGAACGGGCCACCCGGCCGCCGGGAGCCCTCGTGGTGCTCCACTGGAACGACGACGGCCTCAGCGAAGGACGCCGTGATTTTCTGCGCTCTCTTCTCCAAGCGCATGCCGGCCGCGATGTCGCCTTGGAGAACCTCGGCCGGGAGGCGGCCCGCGAATTGCTGCTCGCGGCCCTGGGAGAAACACCCACGGAGAAGGCCGTCGATGTCTTCTTCCGGCAAACGGATGGCAACCCGCGCCTCCTCCTCGAAATGGTCTCTTCCTACCGTGACGCATCCGGCCCATCCCGTCCCAAATTGGACGCCTGGCTGAAAGGCCTGCCGCGGCTGCACAACCTCGAATCCATCCTGCGGGAACGGATCACCTCGCTCCCGCCGGACGGGAAACGGATCCTCGAGGTCGTGGCGGCCGCGCACGTTCCCATCGACCCCTTGCGGCTCGAGGCCTTGGAGCCGGATCCGGCGAAAGGCCTCCGGGAACTCGAAGCCCGCGGACTGTTGGTTCACGAGGCGGGGAACGTCCGCCTCTCGGTGCCGTCGCTGGAGGACGCCGCCCTGTTGGCCTTGCCCGCCAACGATCTCCGGACGCTCCATGTCCGCTGGCTTGATGGCATGGCCGCAACACCCGACAGCGACATTCAAAAACTCCATCATGCCCTCGCGCTGAACCGGGAAGATATCATTCTGCGTGGGGCGCGGTCGGCGGTGGAATCCCTGCAGGGCCGGGGCCGGACTGCGGACGCCCTGGATCTCGCCGAACGCGCCCTGAAAATGCTCCATGACCGCGATGAGCGATCGCGCCTCTTGCGTCTGAAGATGAACCTGCTCAACGCCCTGGGCCGCTACGAAGACGCGTTGACCGCCGCTGAAGAATGGAGGGCCCTCGACGCCGCCGATGAGCCCAAGACGCTCCGCACCGTGAAATATTGGCTGAGCACCGGACTGTATCATCAGGCGTCCGGCCGTGGCGACGAAGCGGCCGGCCGGTTCCGCCGTTGCCTCCAAGCCGGCGACGAAGGCGACGTCACCCATCGCCCCTTTCTCACCCGGGCCTGTACCCTGCTCGGCGTCTCCCTCATGCGCGCCAAACATCTCAAAGACGCCGCGGAGCAATTCGAACGGGGATTGAATCTAGCGCCGCCGGCCGGACGGGAACGCGCCGAGATCCTGCGTAACCTGGCGGAATTGGCGGCGGCGGAACGACGTTGGGAGGATGCGGCCTCCTTGAGCGGCGAAGCGGGCCGGCTCTACGAAGCGGCCGGCTATCCGGCCGGCGTCTTCTCCACGCATCTTCAGTGGGGCAATTTCCTCTTGGACCGGGGCGATCTCCCCGCGGCCGGCTCCGCCTACGCCCGTGCCGAGGCCGTCGCGCGCTCCCTGGACCGCCCGCTGGATCTGGCCCTCGTCTGGGCCAACCAATCCCGTCTCGCCCGGATCGAGGGACGCCTGGCCGACGCCCTCGAGAGAATCGCCCGCGCCGAAGACTTCTTCCGGCTGACGGGTCAGGCCGATGACCTCGACGAGGCCTTCAAGCACCACGCGCTGGCCCTCGCGGAAACGGGACGCTTCGCCGATGCGGTGCCGTTTCTGCAACGCCTCCGTTCCCCCGAGCGCGCTCGAGAGGTCCGCGAAGCCTTGGAGTCACCTCCCGCGTGGCCCCCCGCCCGCCTGCGGGCGGTCTATGCATCGCTGCCGCCAGAGCTTCAGGTGCACTTCGTCGAACGCGCCGATTGGAAACGTTTGCAGGGGAGCCATCAACCCGAGGAGAATCCTATGCCACCCGTCACCCTCGCCGGAAAACTCTTGGACGACTTCGCGGACCTGAATCTCACCCTCCTGGAAGAGGAGGACATGGACCGGGTGCTCGGCCGGCTGATGGACGCAGGTCTCAGGCTCGGACGCGCGGAGAACGGGCTCCTGCTGCTCCAGAGCGACTCCGCCGTCGGTCCCCTGCCCGGCTTTTCGATCGCCGTGGCGCGCAACATCGACTCGGCCGTCTTGGAACGCGAGGATTACACCGCCAGCCTCTCCGCCGTCCGCCGCGCCATGAAGACCGGCCAGCCGGTCGTGACCGACAACGCCCTCCAAGACCCCGCCTTCCGCGAGGCCAAGAGCGTGCAGCTGCGGGGCCTGCGTTCGATCCTCGCCCTCCCCATTCCGGGCGACCGCGGACCGGCGGGCGTGCTCTATATGGATCACCGTATGGAGGAGGGACTCTTCCAGGGCGAGCACCTGGCCGCCTTGAAGTTCTTCGCCACCGTCGCCGCCCTGGCCCTTCAGAAAGGACGAATGATCGAGCGGCTCAAAGCCCGCAACACGGAGCTCGCCCGGGAGATCGAGGTCAAGGATTCGGAAATGGGCCAGTTGCAGCGCGAGGTCCTGCGTTCCCGCCAGGTCCTGAAGAAGGAGTACGGGGACATCGTCGGGCAATCGCCCAAGATGCTGAAGGTGCTGTCGCTCGTGGACCGAATCACCGATTCCAAAGTTCCCGTCTGGATCTTCGGCGAATCGGGCACCGGCAAGGAGGCCATCGCCCGCGCCCTCCATTTCAACAGCACGAGGGCGAAGAAGGCCTTCGTCTCCGAAAACTGCAGCGCCCTCCCGGAGGCCTTGTTGGAAAGCGAGCTCTTCGGACACAAGAAAGGCGCCTTCACCCACGCCGTCGCGGACAAGAAAGGACTCCTGCAACACGCCGACGGGGGCACGATCTTCCTGGACGAGATCGCCGACATGAGCCTTTCGCTGCAAGCCAAGCTCCTGCGTTTCCTGCAAGAGGGCGACATACGGCCGATCGGATCGACGCAAGTGGTGAAAGTCGACGCCCGCGTCGTTTCGGCTTCCAACAAGGACCTGGCTCAACTGGTCAAGGAGGGAAAATTCCGGGAAGACCTTTTCTTCCGGCTGAACGGCGTCACCGTCGCCCTTCCGCCGCTGCGCGAGCGGCGCGAGGACATCCCTCTCCTGTCCGATCATTTTTTGAAAAAGATCGCCGAGCGCGAGGGCAAGAAACAGCTCCACGTCGCGCCCGAGACCATGAAGCTTTTTTTGAGGTTCGACTGGCCCGGCAACATCCGGGAGTTGCAGAATACCTTGGAGACGGCCGCGTTGTTCGCGGAGCGGAGCCTCATCACGCCTGATTCCCTCGAATTCAAGCCAGCGCTCCGTCGATCCCCCGCGGCAGGACCCATTCCGGTCAAGGCGGGTGAGCCATCCGGCGAAGGCCCCGGGGAAGCCATCGACGTCGAATTGGAACGGATCCTCCGGGCGATCCGCGACGAGAGTTTCAACCGAACGAACGCCGCCAAGGCCCTCGGCATGAGCCGCAGGAATCTCTACGTGAAGCTGGAGAAGTTCGGCGTGCCGCGCGACGACCGCGCCCTGCGTGATTTCGTGGACCGCTACGTGCGCTGA
- the hisF gene encoding imidazole glycerol phosphate synthase subunit HisF: MLAKRVIPCLDVADGRVVKGTKFVNLRDAGDPVLVAEEYDHQGADELVFLDITASHEKRKIILDVVAKTAERVFMPLTVGGGIRSLQEIRDLLNAGADKVSINTAAVADPEFVKKASEKFGSQCIVVAIDAKHAVSNGKKLPKKWTVFTHGGRKETKLDAIAWAKKMEKMGAGEILLTSMDRDGTKDGYDLELTAAVSKAVTIPVIASGGAGHPHHILEALTKGEAAAALAASIFHYREFTLSETKEYLWQHDVPVRL, from the coding sequence ATGCTAGCCAAGAGAGTGATTCCATGCCTCGACGTCGCCGACGGGCGCGTCGTGAAGGGCACCAAGTTCGTGAACCTCCGCGACGCGGGCGACCCCGTCCTCGTCGCCGAGGAATACGATCACCAGGGCGCGGACGAGCTGGTCTTCCTGGACATCACCGCCTCGCACGAGAAGCGGAAGATCATCCTGGACGTCGTGGCCAAAACCGCCGAGCGGGTTTTCATGCCGCTCACGGTCGGCGGCGGCATCCGCAGCCTCCAGGAGATCCGCGACCTTCTGAACGCCGGGGCCGACAAGGTTTCCATCAATACCGCGGCGGTGGCGGACCCCGAGTTCGTGAAGAAGGCGTCGGAGAAATTCGGTTCGCAGTGCATCGTCGTGGCGATCGACGCGAAACACGCCGTGTCGAATGGGAAAAAACTGCCGAAGAAATGGACCGTGTTCACCCATGGGGGCCGCAAGGAAACCAAACTCGATGCGATCGCTTGGGCGAAAAAGATGGAAAAGATGGGCGCCGGCGAAATCCTCTTGACCAGCATGGACCGCGACGGCACCAAGGACGGCTATGACTTGGAGCTCACCGCGGCGGTCTCGAAGGCCGTCACCATCCCGGTCATCGCCTCCGGCGGGGCGGGGCATCCGCATCACATCTTGGAGGCATTGACGAAGGGCGAGGCGGCCGCGGCGCTCGCGGCGTCGATTTTCCACTATCGCGAATTCACACTCTCGGAGACAAAGGAGTATCTATGGCAACACGATGTGCCGGTAAGGTTGTAA
- the hisI gene encoding phosphoribosyl-AMP cyclohydrolase: MIIDQLKFDENGLISAIIQDEKTNEVLMFAFMNREAVERTLQGPYVAFWSRSRKKLWIKGEESGHTQTVKGVYFDCDADALLIKVEQKVAACHEGYRSCFFRKIEGDRASIVAERIFDPKQAYTKK; this comes from the coding sequence ATGATCATTGACCAACTGAAATTTGATGAAAATGGTCTGATTTCGGCCATCATCCAGGACGAGAAGACGAACGAGGTCCTCATGTTCGCCTTCATGAACCGCGAGGCGGTCGAGAGGACGCTTCAGGGCCCCTACGTCGCCTTCTGGTCGCGCTCGCGCAAGAAACTCTGGATCAAGGGCGAGGAATCCGGGCACACGCAGACCGTCAAGGGCGTCTACTTCGACTGCGATGCGGACGCCCTCTTGATCAAGGTGGAACAAAAGGTGGCCGCCTGCCACGAGGGTTACCGGAGCTGCTTTTTCCGGAAAATCGAGGGGGACAGAGCAAGCATCGTCGCCGAACGGATCTTCGATCCTAAACAGGCGTATACGAAAAAATAA
- the hisA gene encoding 1-(5-phosphoribosyl)-5-[(5-phosphoribosylamino)methylideneamino]imidazole-4-carboxamide isomerase: MPEILKVIGVILYPAIDILDGKCVRLKQGRFEDATVYFDDPLDAAQKWADAGAQWLHVVDLNGAKEGKPVNVGPIEKIMTSIDLPVQIGGGIRTQDTAEIFLTMGAGRVIIGSAAVEDPDLVEILCVKYEDRIGVSLDAKDGRVAIHGWQDVSDKDAVAIAQQFEGMGLQHLVYTDITKDGMMTGPNWEGLKKMIDSVGVHIIASGGLSSLDDVKKAKELGAGGCILGRALYEGTIDLKQALTLC; encoded by the coding sequence ATGCCGGAAATCCTTAAAGTAATCGGGGTGATCCTCTACCCCGCCATCGACATTCTGGACGGCAAATGCGTCCGCCTGAAGCAGGGGCGCTTCGAAGACGCCACGGTTTACTTCGACGATCCTCTCGACGCGGCCCAAAAGTGGGCGGACGCCGGGGCCCAGTGGCTGCACGTGGTCGACTTGAACGGGGCCAAGGAAGGAAAGCCCGTCAACGTGGGGCCAATCGAAAAGATCATGACCTCGATCGATCTGCCGGTCCAGATCGGCGGCGGCATCCGCACACAGGACACGGCGGAGATCTTCCTCACCATGGGCGCGGGGCGCGTCATCATCGGCAGCGCGGCGGTCGAGGACCCGGACCTGGTGGAGATCCTGTGCGTGAAATACGAAGACCGCATCGGGGTCTCCCTGGACGCCAAGGACGGACGCGTCGCCATCCACGGCTGGCAGGACGTGAGCGACAAGGACGCGGTCGCCATCGCCCAGCAGTTCGAGGGCATGGGCCTGCAGCACCTCGTGTATACGGACATCACCAAGGACGGCATGATGACGGGTCCCAACTGGGAGGGCTTGAAGAAGATGATCGACTCCGTGGGCGTCCACATCATCGCCTCCGGCGGCCTTTCAAGCCTGGACGACGTGAAAAAAGCGAAGGAGCTCGGAGCCGGCGGTTGCATTCTGGGGCGGGCGTTGTACGAAGGGACGATCGACCTCAAGCAGGCGTTGACCTTATGCTAG